TGGAATATCGACGGCGGGACGCGTTCGTTGCTTTAGCCGACCATCGAGTCTCTTAGTCTTTGGTCGCTCACCTTCTGCTGGGCGCTGGCGTTTGCCGGAGGCTGTACCGGAACCGGCCGCGTTAGTAGCGTCCTTTtgtcgttgctgttgctttccaCCGCTCGATCGCTCAAggccatgatgatgatggtggtggtgatgccgCGAATGCTCGGTTGCCGGTACGTTCGCCGAGCGTGTCTTATCCTGCCCACTCGTATCCTTGCCAGATCCCGTGGCCACCACCGACGACGCACTCTTATCGTTAAAGCTAACACTTACAAGAATATTATCACCCGATGTAAATACTTCCTTTGAGGGCAGAGTCGCATGCTTTTCGCGGGCCTCCCGTTCCCGGCGCCTTGCCTCCTTCCGGGCCTGCTTGTTGCTGCGCCCCTCCCGATCCTTGCCACCGTGCATGGCTTCCGCCTGCTGTTTCGCCAGCGCTTCCTCGTTCGTGAGAATGACCGTTAGATTAGCCGCTGCCGAAGCAGATGAGGCCGGTCCGTTCGTTTTCGCTCGAGCGCTGGACAGCGGTGGCAGTGGTGGAGGTGTCCAGGAACTATCGCGATGTCGCTGTCCTCCTCCTTTGGCGAACCGCTCGGTAAGTATGCCGGATGCGGAtggtggtgctgttggtggtgtgcGTGACCGCGATCGTGATCCCAACGGGGAAAGTGATCTTTTtcgctctttctttttcttctgcttcttgtTTGCGTTCTTCACTGGCGGCGGAGGTGTCACACTGCGAcggcctttattttttttcttccgacCAAGGTTCCGTGCCGCTAGGGATACTTTGTGCCCGCGGCCACGACTTCGGCTACGACTGCGACTACGACTCCTGCTGCGACTGCGGCTTCTGCTGCGACTACGACTTCTGCTACGACTAACAGATACCAGGCGCTTCTTTCGTTTCCCTTTCTTCTTTGCTCTCGCAACGCGTCTATCAGGTGGGGAGCGTGATCGCGACGGTGTAATTGATcgtcgaaagcttcctcgacGCACTGCCGGACGATGGTGCGCCGGTGGCGAATGAGAGCGCGAGCGGGATATAGATCGTGAGCGTGGAGAACGCGCAAAGCGACCACGAAGTGGTGGTGATCGCGGAGAGGGTGACCGCATACCGAGAGGTCCAGAACGTCCGGCTCCACCACCTCCTCTCGAACGGGATCGTGAGCCTGATGAGGATCGATGAGGCGACCGACGGAACGGGGGTACAGGGGAACGTACCCCGTGTGGCGGTGACCGTCCACGGTGCCGTGGAGGAAGCGCTGGTGATAGGGAGCGCCTACGAGCTGCAGGAAAGCCAGAAGCAGGACCACGCGATCTTACCGCCGGTAGTGGTTCGGGTGAGAGTGAAATAGACATGTTGCGTCGTTCACGGGACCGGCTGCGCgagggtgtgcgtgtgcgtgacCGTCGCTTCGGTGTAATATCTCTCCCGAAGGGATCTTTATAGATACGGGGTCTTTTCTCTGCAATAATCGACCGGATATCGTACCGAGGCAACTCTTTTCGCTTCGGACGACGTGGTCGATTACGACGATCGGTTGATTTACCGCCTTCAGCGCCACTTTCCTCATCGCCATCTCCATTGCGAGTTTCTCTTTCTGCGTCACCGTGCTCGTTAGTATCATTGCCTCGTCGCCCACGGTCCCGTgatgatcgtttttttgtatccTTCTCACGATAGTTGCGCTCGCGTCCTTTTTTCGTGACCTTCTTGAAGGAGGCAAGCTGTTCCTTCCTTTTCGACGATTGACCACCTTTTGAGGTGGATGGACCACTGCCTGCATGATCTCCAACAGCCGCTGTTGCATCCGCAAAAGCAGAATCATCTTCGTCAGAGATCATTTCGGTATCCATCCCATCAATGCCGGCCGAATCAATAGCACTTCCCTGACTGCGAAAACGAGACGATGAATCCAACAAGGCCGTACACTCACCGGATGGACCCTCCCCAGCATCGATTAGCTCCCGACGCTCTTGATATTTCTCATCCAGGCAAGGTGTGTAGCTACGATCGTCCTCGGTCGCTCCCATTAAACCGGCGGGTGCACCGAAATTGGCCGTAGCGATTGCTGATGCGGCTGCCATTGCTGCCCCCGATGCTCCCAAGGCCGCGACGAGCGATGTCGTTAATGGAGGGGTCAGGGCATCCAACCCACCAACTCCTCGGCGCCCATCCGTACCACGATTCGAATCAGCCTCAATTTTCTTCAGTTCATCATCACTATCCGAATCAAATTCGTCACGCGCCGGCGTACCTTCATCGTTTTCATCCGCGTTATCAACGGTACCAGGTGTACTgccagctgctgctggtgccgaTGCCAAGTCTTCCTCGCCATTCACAACAGGCCCGGTGTTGATCATAGAACTTTGCTTCGGATCCGTGTACGGTTCGCCGTCGATGTCGTCGTCATCGAGCTGCACCAAATCTTCGTCCCTTTCACCAGCAAATCGATCGTCTTCTTCATCATCTGTGCGCTGTTCACTGTCTAGGGGGTCGTATGGTTGATTCCCGTCAGCGCCACCTTTCGCGTATTGCAAAGTCTCCGACGAATAAACCGAGAAATTAGGACAATTGTTTTCAGATGCGACTACCGCACCAGTACCCGCATCACCATCCACATCATGATGGGAAAGTCCTTTCGGCAGTCGACTACCGGGAACAGTCTTGTTTTCCTTGGATACTTCATCATCCTCTTCATCGGTTTCGTCATCTTTTTTTAGCTTGCTGCTCGTCGCTACAGCGGCCGTGGTGGACGTTTTACCGCTCATGGGAGAACCTAGTAATACGGTGTCGGATGAACCGGTGTAAGCGGTTGATGCATTTGTATTAGTGCTACTACCGCTTGCTGCACTCattgcaccaccaccagtacCATTGGTGACGATGTTATTCGAGGATGAGTTGGACCCGGGTGGGCCGCTAGTGTTTCCACTATTGCTTCCACCGGCCGTAATGGATTGAGTCGTCGTACTGCTGCCAGGGGTATTAGCAGCGACATTTATAGCTCCCGTTACGATTGATTCTCTCGCATTTCCGCTCGGACCGGCAGGGTGTGCTCGCCGACGATCCACGTTGGATGGATCTAtggggaaaacaatttttccaccattgaTGCGCACGTTTCGCAGTCCGTCACGCGAATGCCATCGCTCTTGACTCTCAAGGATGCTACCGAGCAGATCCGATCCAGCCGATGCAGCTTCTCCCGGTGAAGGTGTGCTGAAACTTTCGAAACCACTTTTCAATACTCGCCTGCGTCCGAGCACATTTCTCAAGCGCGAACCCATTGCTCCACCTGCGACCAGTGTCGATCCACCGGTACCGCCCGTACCACCACCGGTGCTACTGCCTTCCtcttcgtcgtcgtcatcgctGAAGTAGTCCAGATCATTTCGACCACCGAAAATCTTCAGCGGCGTTATACCTGCGCCGATGCGTTGCCGCTGTACGGAATCCGTCATTGCGTTAGTCGATCTCAAAAGATCACCATTTTCGCCGTTGGTGGCCagagcagctgcagcagcggcggcagcGCTACGTCGTCTGCTTCCACCCATCCCTCCAACGCCGGaacttttccttcgtttcgcTCGCTTCTTGCGCAGCTTCCGCAGTGTACTGTAGAGCTTTTTGCGCTTAATTGCAAACTTTTGTCCATCTCCGGGCCCGCCTACCCCTGTTCCGTTGTCGTTGTCATCCACGTCGTATTCAGAGATTATCATGCTGAGAATTTTTCGACGTGTACGGCGCCGCCGCTTCCGCTTAACCGTCTTGCGAGCACGT
This region of Anopheles marshallii chromosome 2, idAnoMarsDA_429_01, whole genome shotgun sequence genomic DNA includes:
- the LOC128719152 gene encoding uncharacterized protein LOC128719152 — encoded protein: MASDTEDELLPTTSVSAASASTTSATRAGRRLRNRNVLNVEDSDNESSGSGPIAGPSRRRTVPVAKMDLASESSEWESDWNSDEEQLLEKGDKDAVAAVLASKLGYASDESSGSSSSNDSEKCPICLLSLHNQEVGVPEVCEHVFCAPCIEEWSRNVSTCPIDRKGFELINIYADLERRQQQKEVLRVYRVQPKPIEGEVDGVGAEGTGLPVPVEDELTYCEVCRQAHSEETMLLCDSCNLGYHMECLNPPLLEIPSGSWYCDCCFASGSDEDDNELQDLLDDLNEIGGMRESRLRQRIHSPLRIVRTRQSERIRAAILTRAAAAVRLNMVQSSPDGAGPSTVAARVRRLAAGSSAHGGSSSSSSLVAVAAPPRARKTVKRKRRRRTRRKILSMIISEYDVDDNDNGTGVGGPGDGQKFAIKRKKLYSTLRKLRKKRAKRRKSSGVGGMGGSRRRSAAAAAAAALATNGENGDLLRSTNAMTDSVQRQRIGAGITPLKIFGGRNDLDYFSDDDDEEEGSSTGGGTGGTGGSTLVAGGAMGSRLRNVLGRRRVLKSGFESFSTPSPGEAASAGSDLLGSILESQERWHSRDGLRNVRINGGKIVFPIDPSNVDRRRAHPAGPSGNARESIVTGAINVAANTPGSSTTTQSITAGGSNSGNTSGPPGSNSSSNNIVTNGTGGGAMSAASGSSTNTNASTAYTGSSDTVLLGSPMSGKTSTTAAVATSSKLKKDDETDEEDDEVSKENKTVPGSRLPKGLSHHDVDGDAGTGAVVASENNCPNFSVYSSETLQYAKGGADGNQPYDPLDSEQRTDDEEDDRFAGERDEDLVQLDDDDIDGEPYTDPKQSSMINTGPVVNGEEDLASAPAAAGSTPGTVDNADENDEGTPARDEFDSDSDDELKKIEADSNRGTDGRRGVGGLDALTPPLTTSLVAALGASGAAMAAASAIATANFGAPAGLMGATEDDRSYTPCLDEKYQERRELIDAGEGPSGECTALLDSSSRFRSQGSAIDSAGIDGMDTEMISDEDDSAFADATAAVGDHAGSGPSTSKGGQSSKRKEQLASFKKVTKKGRERNYREKDTKKRSSRDRGRRGNDTNEHGDAERETRNGDGDEESGAEGGKSTDRRNRPRRPKRKELPRYDIRSIIAEKRPRIYKDPFGRDITPKRRSRTRTPSRSRSRERRNMSISLSPEPLPAVRSRGPASGFPAARRRSLSPALPPRHRGRSPPHGVRSPVPPFRRSPHRSSSGSRSRSRGGGGAGRSGPLGMRSPSPRSPPLRGRFARSPRSRSISRSRSHSPPAHHRPAVRRGSFRRSITPSRSRSPPDRRVARAKKKGKRKKRLVSVSRSRSRSRSRSRSRSRSRSRSRSRSRGRGHKVSLAARNLGRKKKNKGRRSVTPPPPVKNANKKQKKKKERKRSLSPLGSRSRSRTPPTAPPSASGILTERFAKGGGQRHRDSSWTPPPLPPLSSARAKTNGPASSASAAANLTVILTNEEALAKQQAEAMHGGKDREGRSNKQARKEARRREREAREKHATLPSKEVFTSGDNILVSVSFNDKSASSVVATGSGKDTSGQDKTRSANVPATEHSRHHHHHHHHGLERSSGGKQQQRQKDATNAAGSGTASGKRQRPAEGERPKTKRLDGRLKQRTRPAVDIPTKPVVIIDLDGSPFRVLTPSPKAVIVLSDSDTEKDKDRRGAGAVVGGIAGGAPAGATIDAAGSAGQGVGQEKNSSVGLMLRSGGAAGSTLGQSLGLMEGPNTMGGGGGLSVGSALAGTSGSNGGVMRKTPPERRSPVDDMFGPKTPPGFPTNSGGAVIGSNQQSLKALQAPKFSMQVKTKSTNVRPVNPLYDPGDLDEGKEDTPERQEGTVAGEGTMGEESGDVPPSQGMNYGAGSGVGGTIATVGPNTPPEPAPQSPSPDVYDPFEPTKSPSPSPTPGGSSRDRSDALSIGRLSDEEQAKTTNRDGPGSGSGTEGGMMMMDTVTAGSAVGSGDSMNGGTVGNGADVVHSRTPPQSLIGRSNGNTGKVQMLNNIVLSGSASNSNTKVPDPAGTNSDSDVIFDEFVPSSGGPNNNLISKLPLPLTGSAGQGQPGGKFGDFMNPTDSPYSPGASDFDDLFEPPGGAGMDILDSPPMHTQSGKQQSNHQHQLNANTQLPGGRSSKTMPTTKAAKKSTNQFDTLFGSSPNQHHGGKAGRSRKGPHKRSKGGKSNQKGDTANDEDPSKMSDKEKYLKKLNRLERVVEEVKLVIKPYYNKKQINKDEYKDILRRAVPKICHSRTGEINPIKIQKLIKAYVRKIRAKRRQSKKGSGGGAIGQLGLPMANNNAIIL